From Streptomyces sp. HUAS MG91, the proteins below share one genomic window:
- a CDS encoding glycoside hydrolase family 48 protein has product MPKRRARRPWTAVAAALALPLATLAVLPTTAQAAAVECGVDYRTNDWGSGFTADLTITNRGSTAIDGWTLTYSYAGDQKLANGWNGTWSQSGKKVTVKDAGYNGKIAAGAAASTGAQFAYSGSNSAPTDFAINGTTCAGAHQPPVTVLTSPAAGAVYTAGDKVPLAATAAAADGAGITKVEFYDDTTLLGTDTTSPYELGTDSLAAGTHSLYARAYDGKGASGESTPVGITVAAGPAVTATPSQLAVQQGKSGTFDVKLSTKPAANVTVTTARTGGNTGLSVSSGASLTFTPSNWNSAQKVTVAADSSGTGAATFTVGAPGHTKATVTVTQLAAGSEYDTRFLDLYGKITDPANGYFSPEGIPYHSVETLIVEAPDQGHETTSEAYSYLLWLQAMYGKVSGDWSKFNGAWEIMEKYMIPTHADQPTNSFYNASKPATYAPEEDLPSQYPAKLDPSVPVGTDPIAAELKSAYGTDDVYGMHWLQDVDNTYGYGNEPGKCEAGPTATGPSYINTFQRGAQESVWETVPQPTCDAFKYGGKNGYLDLFTGDSSYAKQWKYTDAPDADARAVQAAYWADVWAKEQGKGSAVSATVGKAAKMGDYLRYAMYDKYFKKVGGCAGASSCPAGTGKDASHYLLSWYYAWGGATDTSAGWAWRIGSSHTHGGYQNPLAAYALSSSADLKPKSATGQADWAKSLDRQLEFYRWLQSDEGAIAGGATNSWQGRYATPPSGTPTFYGMYYDEAPVYHDPPSNQWFGFQAWSMERVAEYYQQTGDADAKTVLDKWVDWALSETTVNPDGTFRIPSTLKWSGKPDTWNASTPGANASLHVSVADYTNDVGVAAAYAKTLTYYAARSGDAQAKSTAKALLDGMWENDRDALGIAVPETRADYSRFGDTVYVPSGWTGTMPNGDAINSSSTFSSLRSFYEDDPNWPKVAAYLAGGAAPTFTYHRFWAQADIALAMGSYAELLE; this is encoded by the coding sequence CTCACCTACTCCTACGCCGGTGACCAGAAACTCGCCAATGGCTGGAACGGCACCTGGTCGCAATCCGGCAAGAAGGTGACGGTGAAGGACGCCGGATACAACGGAAAGATCGCGGCGGGAGCCGCCGCGAGCACGGGTGCGCAATTCGCTTACAGCGGCTCGAATTCAGCCCCCACGGATTTCGCGATCAATGGAACGACCTGCGCGGGGGCGCATCAGCCGCCGGTCACGGTGCTCACCAGCCCGGCCGCCGGAGCCGTCTACACGGCCGGTGACAAGGTGCCGCTCGCGGCGACCGCGGCGGCGGCCGACGGGGCGGGCATCACCAAGGTCGAGTTCTACGACGACACGACGCTGCTCGGCACCGACACCACGTCCCCGTACGAGCTGGGGACGGACTCCCTCGCGGCGGGCACGCACTCGCTGTACGCGAGGGCGTACGACGGGAAGGGCGCGTCCGGCGAGTCGACGCCGGTCGGCATCACGGTCGCGGCAGGCCCCGCGGTGACGGCGACGCCGTCCCAACTCGCCGTCCAGCAGGGGAAGTCAGGCACCTTTGACGTGAAGCTGTCGACGAAGCCGGCGGCGAACGTGACGGTCACGACGGCCCGCACCGGCGGCAACACGGGCCTGTCCGTCTCCTCCGGCGCGAGCCTCACCTTCACGCCGTCGAACTGGAACTCGGCGCAGAAGGTGACCGTCGCGGCGGACTCCTCGGGCACCGGCGCCGCCACGTTCACGGTCGGCGCGCCCGGTCACACCAAGGCGACGGTCACGGTCACCCAGCTCGCGGCGGGCTCGGAGTACGACACGCGCTTCCTCGACCTCTACGGGAAGATCACCGATCCGGCGAACGGCTACTTCTCGCCGGAGGGCATCCCGTACCACTCGGTGGAGACGCTGATCGTCGAGGCGCCGGACCAGGGCCACGAGACGACCTCCGAGGCGTACTCGTACCTGCTGTGGCTCCAGGCCATGTACGGCAAGGTCAGCGGCGACTGGTCGAAGTTCAACGGCGCCTGGGAGATCATGGAGAAGTACATGATCCCCACGCACGCGGACCAGCCGACGAACTCCTTCTACAACGCGTCCAAGCCCGCGACGTACGCGCCCGAGGAGGATCTGCCGTCGCAGTACCCGGCGAAGCTGGATCCGTCGGTGCCGGTCGGCACCGACCCGATCGCGGCCGAGCTGAAGAGCGCGTACGGCACCGACGACGTCTACGGCATGCACTGGCTCCAGGACGTCGACAACACGTACGGCTACGGCAACGAGCCCGGGAAGTGCGAGGCGGGCCCGACGGCGACCGGACCGTCCTACATCAACACCTTCCAGCGCGGCGCGCAGGAGTCGGTGTGGGAGACGGTTCCGCAGCCCACCTGTGACGCGTTCAAGTACGGCGGAAAGAACGGCTACTTGGACCTGTTCACCGGTGACTCGTCGTACGCGAAACAGTGGAAGTACACGGACGCGCCGGACGCCGACGCGCGTGCCGTGCAGGCCGCGTACTGGGCGGACGTGTGGGCCAAGGAGCAGGGCAAGGGCTCCGCGGTGTCGGCCACCGTCGGCAAGGCCGCGAAGATGGGCGACTATCTGCGCTACGCCATGTACGACAAGTACTTCAAGAAGGTGGGCGGCTGCGCCGGTGCGAGCAGCTGCCCGGCCGGTACCGGCAAGGACGCCTCGCACTATCTGCTGTCCTGGTACTACGCGTGGGGCGGCGCCACCGACACCTCGGCGGGCTGGGCCTGGCGCATCGGCTCCAGCCACACGCACGGCGGGTACCAGAACCCGCTCGCCGCGTACGCCCTCTCCTCGTCCGCCGACCTGAAGCCCAAGTCGGCCACCGGGCAGGCGGATTGGGCCAAGTCGCTCGACCGGCAGCTGGAGTTCTACCGCTGGCTCCAGTCGGACGAGGGCGCCATCGCCGGCGGTGCGACGAACAGCTGGCAGGGGCGGTACGCGACGCCTCCGTCCGGCACGCCGACCTTCTACGGCATGTACTACGACGAGGCGCCGGTCTACCACGACCCGCCGTCGAACCAGTGGTTCGGCTTCCAGGCGTGGTCGATGGAGCGCGTCGCCGAGTACTACCAGCAGACGGGCGACGCCGACGCGAAGACGGTCCTGGACAAGTGGGTCGACTGGGCCCTGTCCGAGACGACGGTCAACCCCGACGGCACCTTCCGGATCCCCTCCACCCTCAAGTGGTCCGGCAAGCCGGACACCTGGAACGCGTCGACTCCCGGCGCCAACGCGTCACTTCACGTCTCCGTCGCCGACTACACGAACGACGTGGGCGTGGCGGCCGCGTACGCGAAGACGCTGACCTACTACGCCGCCCGGTCCGGGGACGCGCAGGCCAAGTCGACGGCGAAGGCGCTGCTCGACGGCATGTGGGAGAACGACCGGGACGCGCTCGGCATCGCGGTGCCCGAGACGCGGGCCGACTACAGCCGGTTCGGCGACACGGTGTACGTGCCGTCCGGCTGGACCGGCACCATGCCGAACGGCGACGCGATCAACTCGTCGTCGACGTTCTCCTCGCTGCGCTCCTTCTACGAGGACGACCCCAACTGGCCGAAGGTCGCGGCCTATCTGGCCGGCGGCGCGGCGCCGACGTTCACGTACCACCGGTTCTGGGCCCAGGCGGACATCGCGCTCGCCATGGGTTCGTACGCGGAGCTGCTCGAGTAA
- a CDS encoding cellulose binding domain-containing protein — MPRPRTRLLLSAVLALTASLLTGTQLSTAAEPKAGPAADTYTWKNARVDGGGFVPGIVFNRSEKNLAYARTDIGGAYRWNQDTRSWTPLLDSVGWDDWGHTGVASLASDSVDPDRVYAAVGTYTNDWDPGDGAVLRSADRGATWKKTDLPFKLGGNMPGRGMGERLAIDPHDDKVLYLGAPSGKGLWRSTDAGVTWSQVTAFPNPGTYRQDPSDTSGYASDNQGVVWVTFDESSATGSDRTRTLYVGVADQDNSVYRSTDAGATWERVAGQPTGHLPHKSVLDAENGYLYIAYSDKGGPYDGGKGRVWRYATRTGQWKDVSPVAEADTYYGFSGLTLDRQHPGTVMVSGYSSWWPDTLIFRSTDSGGTWTKAWDYTSYPNRANRYTMDVSSVPWLSWGANPSPPEQTPKLGWMTEALEIDPFDSDRMMYGTGATVYGTEDLGKWDSGGTFTISPMVKGLEETAVNDLVSPPSGAPLLSALGDIGGFRHTDLTKVPSMMFTSPNVTSGTSLDFAESEPDVVVRAGNVDSGPHVALSQDNGATWHAAGADPSGVTGGGTVAVSADGGRVVWSPDGAGVQTGTGSSWTAAGGVPAGAVVESDRADAAVFYAFKSGTFYASSDGGRTFTAKASSGLPTDGPVRFKAVPGAKGDIWLAGGSATGAYGLWHSTDGGATFTKLSNVQQADTVGFGKAAPGASYPTLYASARIGGVRGIFRSTDAGATWTRVNDDAHQWGWTGAAITGDPRVYGRVYVSTNGRGVIYGDTADVPGSPGTPAACTVTYKVTNEWPGGFQADVTLTNTGTTAWSGWSLDWTFPDGQKISQPWNASATQSGASVTAKNVSWNGAVAAGSSAAFGFTGTRPGTANGRPTAFKLDGQSCSVT, encoded by the coding sequence ATGCCACGACCACGCACACGCCTTCTCCTGAGCGCCGTACTGGCCCTCACCGCAAGTCTTTTGACGGGTACTCAGCTGTCCACGGCGGCGGAACCGAAGGCCGGGCCCGCCGCCGACACGTACACCTGGAAGAACGCCCGCGTCGACGGCGGGGGGTTCGTCCCCGGCATCGTCTTCAACCGTTCCGAGAAGAACCTCGCCTACGCCCGCACCGACATCGGCGGCGCCTACCGCTGGAACCAGGACACCCGGTCCTGGACCCCGCTCCTGGACTCGGTCGGCTGGGACGACTGGGGTCACACAGGTGTGGCCTCCCTCGCCAGCGACTCCGTCGACCCGGACAGGGTGTACGCGGCCGTCGGCACGTACACCAACGACTGGGATCCCGGCGACGGCGCGGTCCTGCGCTCGGCCGACCGCGGCGCCACCTGGAAGAAGACGGACCTGCCCTTCAAGCTGGGCGGCAACATGCCGGGCCGCGGCATGGGCGAGCGGCTCGCGATCGACCCGCACGACGACAAGGTCCTCTACCTGGGCGCGCCCAGCGGCAAGGGCCTGTGGCGGTCGACGGACGCGGGGGTGACCTGGTCGCAGGTCACGGCCTTCCCCAACCCCGGCACCTACCGGCAGGACCCGTCCGACACCTCCGGGTACGCCTCGGACAACCAGGGTGTGGTGTGGGTGACGTTCGACGAGTCGTCGGCGACGGGCTCGGACCGCACCAGGACGCTCTACGTCGGCGTCGCCGACCAGGACAACTCCGTCTACCGCTCGACCGACGCGGGCGCGACCTGGGAGCGGGTGGCGGGCCAGCCCACCGGCCACCTCCCGCACAAGAGCGTCCTCGACGCCGAGAACGGCTATCTGTACATCGCCTACAGCGACAAGGGCGGCCCCTACGACGGCGGCAAGGGCCGGGTGTGGCGGTACGCGACGAGGACCGGCCAGTGGAAGGACGTCAGCCCGGTCGCCGAGGCGGACACCTACTACGGCTTCAGCGGGCTGACGCTCGACCGGCAGCACCCCGGCACGGTGATGGTGTCGGGCTACAGCTCCTGGTGGCCGGACACACTGATCTTCCGCTCCACGGACAGCGGCGGCACCTGGACGAAGGCGTGGGACTACACGTCGTACCCGAACCGCGCGAACCGCTACACCATGGACGTCTCGTCGGTGCCCTGGCTGTCGTGGGGCGCGAACCCGTCGCCGCCCGAGCAGACGCCGAAGCTGGGCTGGATGACGGAGGCGCTGGAGATCGACCCGTTCGACTCGGACCGGATGATGTACGGGACGGGCGCGACGGTCTACGGCACCGAGGATCTCGGCAAGTGGGACAGCGGCGGTACGTTCACGATCTCCCCCATGGTCAAGGGGCTGGAGGAGACAGCGGTCAACGATCTGGTGTCGCCGCCGTCCGGGGCGCCGCTGCTCTCCGCGCTCGGTGACATCGGCGGCTTCCGGCACACGGACCTGACGAAGGTGCCGTCGATGATGTTCACCTCCCCGAACGTCACCTCCGGCACGAGCCTGGACTTCGCGGAGAGCGAGCCGGACGTGGTGGTGCGCGCGGGGAACGTCGACTCGGGCCCGCACGTGGCCCTCTCCCAGGACAACGGCGCCACCTGGCACGCGGCGGGCGCCGATCCGTCGGGCGTCACCGGCGGCGGCACGGTCGCGGTGTCGGCCGACGGCGGGCGCGTCGTGTGGAGCCCGGACGGCGCCGGGGTGCAGACGGGTACGGGGTCGTCGTGGACGGCGGCGGGCGGAGTGCCCGCGGGCGCGGTCGTCGAGTCGGACCGCGCGGACGCCGCGGTCTTCTACGCCTTCAAGTCGGGCACCTTCTACGCCAGTTCGGACGGCGGCAGGACGTTCACGGCGAAGGCGTCGAGCGGGCTGCCGACGGACGGGCCGGTCCGTTTCAAGGCGGTGCCCGGCGCGAAGGGCGACATCTGGCTGGCCGGCGGCTCGGCCACGGGCGCGTACGGGCTGTGGCACTCGACGGACGGCGGAGCGACGTTCACCAAGCTGTCGAACGTGCAGCAGGCCGACACCGTCGGCTTCGGCAAGGCCGCGCCCGGCGCCTCCTACCCGACGCTGTACGCGAGCGCGAGGATCGGCGGGGTGCGCGGCATCTTCCGCTCGACGGACGCGGGCGCGACGTGGACGCGGGTCAACGACGACGCGCACCAGTGGGGCTGGACCGGCGCGGCGATCACGGGTGACCCGCGCGTGTACGGCCGGGTGTACGTGTCGACGAACGGCCGGGGCGTCATCTACGGCGACACGGCGGACGTCCCCGGCTCCCCCGGCACGCCGGCGGCCTGCACGGTCACGTACAAGGTGACGAACGAGTGGCCGGGCGGCTTCCAGGCGGACGTCACCCTGACCAACACGGGCACGACCGCGTGGTCCGGCTGGTCACTCGACTGGACGTTCCCCGACGGCCAGAAGATCTCCCAGCCGTGGAACGCCTCCGCCACCCAGTCCGGCGCGTCGGTCACGGCGAAGAACGTGAGCTGGAACGGGGCGGTGGCGGCCGGGAGTTCGGCGGCGTTCGGCTTCACGGGTACACGGCCGGGCACGGCGAACGGAAGACCGACGGCCTTCAAACTGGACGGACAGAGCTGCTCGGTCACCTGA